Proteins encoded in a region of the Patescibacteria group bacterium genome:
- a CDS encoding sulfite exporter TauE/SafE family protein, with translation MNELRPIQKKLRIYLATVFFILVTIFLVGIFWLSSTPTQTVGLTLSFAAGLSMIVLPCTFPLVFVIVPMAMGKNPKKGLIMAILFGLGLIITLSIYGIVVAWAGKIFGLASISKWMFLVAGMAALLFGLSELELIKLKLPSYGGTTPRFIQEQGDYLKSFFMGLFLGNAGVACPNPATYVILTYIAGSGSIVHGAVLQAVNGLGRFLPLLAITILAIVGVNASMWLMKKKKAIQKVTAWSLIVVGAFIVVWGLYGHFWFLNTPIHEGWTMWFGKTIGAGTAEYQCCINPICSQCLKGWIWGPGVCKCRVMLAQGNLNNVCPECRAGLAEGKSVFDIAERTQGPAFALLGGLILGPVVWYFLNTKLKKPKVEN, from the coding sequence ATGAATGAATTAAGGCCAATACAAAAGAAATTAAGAATATATCTTGCTACAGTATTTTTCATACTAGTCACTATATTTTTAGTTGGTATATTTTGGCTTAGTTCTACACCCACTCAAACTGTTGGCCTAACACTGTCTTTTGCTGCCGGGTTATCAATGATAGTTTTGCCCTGCACCTTTCCACTGGTTTTTGTTATTGTGCCCATGGCAATGGGTAAAAACCCTAAAAAGGGATTGATAATGGCCATTCTTTTTGGTTTAGGACTAATCATTACCTTAAGTATTTATGGAATAGTTGTAGCTTGGGCTGGTAAGATTTTTGGTTTAGCCAGCATCAGCAAATGGATGTTTTTGGTGGCGGGAATGGCTGCATTACTGTTTGGTCTTTCAGAACTTGAATTAATAAAGTTGAAACTTCCTTCTTACGGTGGAACCACTCCTCGTTTCATTCAGGAACAAGGAGATTATCTAAAAAGCTTTTTTATGGGTTTATTCTTAGGAAATGCTGGCGTTGCCTGTCCCAACCCTGCGACCTATGTGATTTTAACCTATATTGCTGGTTCAGGTTCTATAGTTCACGGAGCAGTTCTTCAGGCAGTTAATGGTCTTGGAAGATTTTTACCGCTCTTGGCAATTACTATTTTAGCAATTGTTGGAGTAAATGCTTCAATGTGGTTGATGAAAAAGAAAAAAGCAATTCAAAAAGTTACTGCTTGGAGTTTAATTGTGGTTGGAGCTTTTATTGTGGTTTGGGGTCTTTATGGGCATTTTTGGTTTTTAAATACTCCAATCCATGAAGGATGGACAATGTGGTTTGGAAAAACAATAGGGGCTGGGACTGCTGAATATCAATGTTGCATTAATCCTATTTGCAGTCAGTGTCTTAAGGGTTGGATTTGGGGTCCTGGAGTTTGTAAGTGTCGAGTAATGTTGGCGCAAGGAAATTTAAATAATGTATGTCCTGAATGTAGGGCAGGACTTGCTGAAGGGAAAAGCGTTTTTGACATCGCTGAAAGAACTCAAGGGCCTGCTTTTGCTTTGCTGGGAGGTCTAATTTTAGGACCAGTTGTTTGGTATTTTCTAAATACGAAATTAAAGAAACCAAAGGTCGAAAATTAA
- a CDS encoding cupredoxin domain-containing protein — translation MNKTFIIIIALIAIVIGYLLLKAPTPLAPGQTVPFSENTEIKEFTIKGAEYSFSPSSITVQAGDRVKIVFQNIGNIKHNLIIQGLGVSTKLISSNQTDVVEFTAPSSGTYTIFCSLPGHQIAGMMGDLIVE, via the coding sequence ATGAACAAAACTTTTATCATTATCATTGCTTTAATTGCTATTGTTATTGGATATCTTCTTTTAAAAGCACCAACGCCATTAGCGCCTGGACAAACTGTTCCTTTTTCAGAAAATACTGAAATCAAAGAATTTACTATTAAAGGAGCAGAATATAGCTTTAGTCCTTCTTCTATTACTGTTCAAGCAGGAGATAGGGTAAAGATAGTTTTTCAGAATATTGGTAACATTAAACATAACTTAATTATCCAAGGATTAGGAGTTAGTACAAAGTTAATAAGTTCTAATCAGACAGACGTGGTTGAATTTACTGCTCCATCTTCAGGAACCTACACTATTTTTTGTTCACTTCCTGGACATCAAATAGCTGGTATGATGGGCGATTTAATAGTTGAATAA
- a CDS encoding DUF5679 domain-containing protein, which yields MATEAYCVKCKKKQDMLNEKEVEMKGKGGAKRRAMTGTCPECGTKMFRILGKA from the coding sequence ATGGCAACAGAAGCATACTGCGTTAAATGTAAAAAAAAGCAAGACATGCTGAATGAGAAAGAAGTTGAAATGAAAGGAAAAGGAGGCGCTAAAAGAAGAGCTATGACTGGCACCTGTCCAGAATGCGGCACTAAAATGTTTAGAATTTTGGGCAAAGCCTAA
- a CDS encoding metal-sensitive transcriptional regulator, whose amino-acid sequence MHKDAKKQILRRLKIISGHLKKVIKMIEEDKYCVDILHQSLACQNALKKADSLILNQHLRKCVAAAMKEGRGKKEKSIDELLKIYQFSNK is encoded by the coding sequence ATGCACAAAGATGCAAAAAAACAGATTCTTAGAAGGTTAAAAATTATTAGTGGCCATCTCAAAAAAGTTATTAAAATGATTGAGGAAGATAAATATTGTGTTGATATTTTACATCAATCTTTAGCTTGTCAGAATGCTTTAAAAAAAGCAGATAGTTTAATTTTAAATCAGCATTTACGAAAATGCGTGGCAGCAGCAATGAAAGAAGGAAGAGGTAAAAAAGAAAAAAGCATTGACGAATTACTTAAAATTTACCAATTTTCTAATAAGTAA
- a CDS encoding copper-translocating P-type ATPase: MKKEIFKIKGMHCASCARTIERAVLKLLGVSSAQINFAAETLLVEFNEHKVGVLDLEKAVKEVGYRLLISEKRMDKLSPAKDMEGKEFLALRVIGMDSPHCAMIVEKAIKTLPGIEKIDVDFNNSRAKVVFDSKKVTNEQIEKVIDDVGYEAVRETSETRDVLEKEKQEREKELSLLKKKFLVGGFLSFIIFFGSFPEWLSFLPKILVESLSNYWLLLILAIPVQFWVGSRFYAGLKLLFKYRTADMNTLIAIGTLAAFSYSAAVTVFPQFFEIGGIVPKVYFDTAAIIITLILFGRYLELLAKGRASEAIKKLMKLSPKIARVERDGEVKEIPIEEVKIGEIIIIRPGEKIPVDGEIIDGFSGVDESMVTGESMPVSKKAGDRVIGATINQTGSFKFKAIKIGEETMLAQIIKMVEQAQGSKAPIQRLADVISSYFVPVIIFIAILTFTVWMIWGPDPAFTFALVNFVAVLIIACPCALGLATPMAMMVGMGKSAEKGILVRDAASLEIAHKIDTIVLDKTGTLTQGRPVVTDIVELQALENKVLKIAASIEQRSEHVLGRAIIQKAASLGQRSSHSLDTAIQQEAISGNLDLFAVSDFQAVPGKGIKGNLEIENKKVSVALGNRELMKFLQINISNTEQTMEKLESEGKTVMILARKAQQQWEAVGLIAVADILKKESKKTIEILKKSGLEIWMITGDNQKTARAIARQVGIENIMAQVLPQNKVAKIQELQKQGKKVAMVGDGINDAPALAQSDLGIAMGEGTDVAMESANITLMRGDLMLIPEIIRFSRRIMKIVKQNLFWAFFYNSSLVPVAAGVLYPFFGILLNPIFAAAAMAFSSISVILNSLRLKSG; the protein is encoded by the coding sequence ATGAAAAAAGAAATTTTTAAAATTAAAGGAATGCATTGCGCTTCTTGCGCCAGAACGATTGAACGGGCAGTTTTAAAATTGCTCGGCGTAAGTTCGGCTCAGATTAATTTTGCAGCTGAAACTTTGCTAGTTGAGTTTAACGAACACAAGGTTGGTGTTTTAGATTTGGAAAAAGCGGTTAAAGAAGTAGGTTATCGTTTACTGATTTCTGAAAAGAGAATGGACAAGCTTTCTCCTGCCAAGGATATGGAGGGTAAGGAATTTTTAGCTTTAAGAGTTATTGGCATGGATTCGCCTCACTGCGCCATGATTGTTGAAAAAGCAATAAAAACTTTGCCTGGCATTGAGAAAATTGATGTTGATTTTAATAATAGTCGAGCTAAGGTGGTTTTTGATTCAAAGAAAGTAACTAACGAACAGATTGAAAAAGTGATTGATGACGTAGGATATGAAGCAGTTAGGGAAACTTCAGAAACCCGAGATGTTTTAGAAAAAGAAAAACAAGAAAGAGAAAAAGAACTTTCTTTACTTAAAAAAAAGTTCTTAGTGGGAGGATTTTTGTCTTTTATTATTTTTTTTGGAAGCTTTCCTGAATGGCTTTCGTTTTTGCCAAAAATTTTAGTAGAAAGTTTATCAAATTATTGGCTGCTTTTGATTTTAGCCATACCGGTTCAATTCTGGGTTGGCTCAAGATTTTATGCTGGATTAAAACTTCTTTTCAAATACAGAACAGCTGATATGAATACTCTAATTGCTATTGGCACTTTAGCTGCTTTTAGTTATAGCGCAGCTGTTACTGTTTTTCCTCAATTTTTTGAAATAGGAGGGATTGTCCCTAAGGTTTATTTTGATACAGCAGCCATTATTATTACCTTGATTTTATTCGGAAGATATTTGGAGCTTTTAGCAAAAGGCAGGGCTTCAGAAGCCATTAAAAAATTAATGAAGCTGTCTCCGAAAATCGCCCGAGTTGAAAGAGATGGCGAAGTTAAAGAAATTCCTATTGAAGAGGTTAAGATTGGTGAGATCATTATTATTAGGCCAGGAGAAAAGATTCCAGTTGACGGAGAGATTATTGATGGTTTTTCTGGAGTTGATGAGTCAATGGTTACTGGTGAAAGCATGCCCGTTTCTAAGAAAGCAGGTGATAGAGTTATTGGAGCAACAATTAATCAAACAGGCTCTTTTAAATTTAAAGCAATAAAAATAGGCGAAGAGACAATGTTGGCTCAGATTATTAAAATGGTTGAACAGGCTCAAGGATCAAAAGCCCCTATTCAACGTTTGGCTGATGTAATTTCAAGTTATTTTGTGCCAGTCATAATTTTCATTGCTATTTTGACCTTTACTGTCTGGATGATTTGGGGGCCTGATCCAGCCTTTACTTTTGCTTTAGTTAATTTTGTAGCAGTTTTAATTATTGCTTGCCCTTGCGCTTTAGGTTTGGCTACACCAATGGCAATGATGGTTGGAATGGGTAAGTCTGCTGAAAAAGGTATTTTAGTAAGAGATGCAGCATCTTTAGAAATTGCTCATAAAATTGATACTATTGTTTTAGATAAAACTGGAACTTTAACTCAAGGAAGGCCAGTTGTTACAGATATTGTAGAGCTTCAGGCTTTGGAAAATAAAGTTTTAAAAATAGCTGCCAGCATTGAACAAAGATCAGAGCATGTTTTAGGGCGAGCAATAATTCAAAAAGCCGCTAGTTTGGGCCAGAGATCAAGTCATTCTTTAGATACAGCTATACAACAAGAGGCGATTTCTGGGAACCTCGACTTATTTGCAGTTTCTGATTTTCAAGCAGTTCCTGGCAAGGGGATAAAAGGGAATCTTGAAATTGAGAATAAAAAAGTTAGCGTAGCTTTAGGCAATCGAGAATTAATGAAATTTTTGCAGATAAATATTTCAAACACAGAACAAACAATGGAAAAATTAGAAAGCGAAGGAAAAACAGTGATGATTTTAGCCCGAAAAGCTCAACAGCAATGGGAAGCTGTTGGCTTGATTGCTGTTGCTGATATTTTAAAAAAGGAATCAAAGAAAACCATAGAAATCCTGAAAAAGTCAGGTCTTGAAATATGGATGATTACTGGTGACAACCAGAAAACTGCAAGAGCTATTGCCAGACAAGTTGGCATAGAAAATATAATGGCTCAAGTGCTGCCTCAAAATAAAGTGGCTAAAATTCAAGAACTTCAAAAACAAGGGAAAAAAGTAGCTATGGTGGGTGATGGCATTAATGATGCTCCAGCTTTAGCTCAATCTGATTTGGGAATTGCTATGGGTGAAGGAACAGATGTGGCAATGGAATCAGCTAATATTACTTTAATGAGAGGAGATTTAATGTTAATACCTGAAATAATAAGGTTTTCTCGCCGAATAATGAAAATTGTTAAGCAAAATCTTTTTTGGGCATTTTTTTACAACAGCAGCCTTGTGCCAGTAGCAGCTGGAGTTTTATATCCTTTTTTTGGAATCCTGCTTAATCCTATTTTTGCTGCTGCTGCCATGGCTTTTTCCTCTATTTCAGTAATTCTTAATTCTTTGCGACTAAAAAGTGGGTAA
- a CDS encoding MBL fold metallo-hydrolase, giving the protein MANKKKTILIVLLFFNIFTWLIIYNYDRPQLLEVIFFDIGQGDAVFIETPLNYQILIDGGPSSAILNKLGKEIDFWDRTIDLIILTHPEHDHIAGLIEVLKRYNVENILWTGVLRDTGEYDEWTRLIEDSNVEIAQLGQKIIAPNIFFEILYPFENLEGQIVKNTNNSSIVSRLVFNDTCFIFTGDIYSSVERKIIDKQLDLDCEVLKIGHHGSKTSTSKELLENVTPQIAVISAGKDNSYGHPHDKVLEILTDYDIKVLRTDQLGDIKIISDGDNVTITD; this is encoded by the coding sequence TTGGCAAACAAGAAAAAAACAATTTTAATTGTTTTATTGTTCTTCAATATTTTTACTTGGTTAATTATCTACAATTATGATAGGCCTCAGTTGCTCGAGGTTATTTTTTTTGACATTGGGCAAGGTGATGCAGTATTTATTGAAACGCCCCTAAATTATCAAATATTAATTGATGGCGGTCCAAGTAGTGCGATTTTGAATAAGCTGGGAAAAGAAATAGACTTCTGGGACAGGACAATTGATTTAATAATATTAACGCATCCAGAACATGACCACATTGCAGGTTTGATTGAGGTTTTGAAAAGATATAATGTAGAAAATATTTTATGGACAGGCGTTTTAAGAGATACTGGAGAATATGATGAATGGACAAGATTAATTGAGGATTCAAATGTAGAAATTGCGCAGTTAGGCCAGAAAATCATTGCGCCAAATATTTTTTTTGAAATACTTTATCCTTTCGAAAATTTAGAAGGTCAGATTGTTAAAAATACTAATAATAGTTCAATTGTCAGTCGTTTAGTATTCAATGACACTTGTTTTATTTTCACAGGTGATATTTATAGCTCAGTAGAAAGAAAGATTATAGACAAACAATTAGATTTAGATTGTGAGGTTTTAAAAATCGGTCATCATGGAAGCAAAACTTCAACTTCAAAAGAATTATTGGAAAATGTTACTCCTCAAATTGCTGTAATATCAGCTGGAAAAGATAATAGTTATGGTCATCCACATGATAAAGTTTTGGAGATTTTGACTGATTATGATATAAAAGTTTTAAGAACAGATCAGCTGGGTGATATTAAAATCATTTCAGATGGAGATAATGTTACAATAACAGATTAA
- a CDS encoding manganese-dependent inorganic pyrophosphatase → MEENKTIYITGHKQPDTDSICASVAYSNYLKQKGRNTVAVRTGDINPETKYVLDYFEVNAPELLTDVIGKKIILLDHNEKIQSPDNIDKAKVIEVIDHHKIDFKSTNPIYFHNEPIGSTSTIIAKKYFNDKEVNLDKKTAGLLLSGVLSDTVIFKSPTSTDEDKEIAEKLAGIAGIKNIQDFGIKMKKSKASLKGLTTEQIISSDFKIYEFGKIKIGGGQVEVTELDEVNEKKQELLEKLKELAQKENYDLIMLLATNIIKQDSLLLFWEKENYIEKAFNKKPENNTLYLEGVMSRKKQIIPPLAKLFSGN, encoded by the coding sequence ATGGAAGAAAACAAAACAATATATATCACTGGACATAAACAACCAGACACTGATAGTATTTGCGCGTCTGTTGCTTATTCTAATTATTTAAAACAAAAAGGCAGAAATACTGTTGCAGTTAGAACTGGCGATATTAATCCTGAAACAAAATATGTTTTAGATTATTTTGAGGTTAACGCTCCAGAACTTTTAACTGATGTAATTGGGAAAAAGATAATTCTTCTTGACCATAATGAAAAAATCCAAAGCCCTGACAATATAGATAAAGCTAAAGTTATAGAAGTGATTGACCATCATAAAATTGATTTTAAATCTACAAACCCAATTTATTTTCACAATGAACCAATTGGCTCTACTTCAACAATAATCGCTAAAAAATACTTTAATGATAAAGAGGTTAATTTAGATAAAAAAACAGCTGGCTTGCTGCTTTCAGGAGTGCTTTCTGACACTGTAATATTTAAATCCCCAACTTCAACAGATGAAGATAAAGAAATTGCAGAGAAATTAGCTGGAATTGCTGGAATTAAAAATATCCAAGATTTTGGAATTAAAATGAAAAAATCAAAGGCAAGTTTAAAAGGATTAACGACTGAGCAAATCATATCATCTGATTTTAAAATATATGAATTTGGAAAAATTAAAATAGGAGGAGGCCAGGTTGAAGTGACCGAATTAGATGAAGTCAATGAAAAAAAGCAAGAACTTCTTGAAAAATTAAAAGAATTAGCACAAAAAGAAAATTATGATCTGATAATGCTGCTTGCAACAAACATTATTAAACAGGATTCATTACTTTTATTCTGGGAAAAAGAAAATTATATTGAAAAAGCTTTTAATAAAAAACCTGAGAATAATACCTTATATCTTGAAGGTGTAATGTCTCGGAAAAAACAAATAATTCCTCCTTTAGCAAAGCTATTTTCAGGGAATTAA
- the cfa gene encoding cyclopropane fatty acyl phospholipid synthase, whose amino-acid sequence MIHESIVKSLLEEAGIKINGNNPYDVYVNNERFYRRVLSQGSLGLGESYMEGWWNCKNLDEFFYKILRSQIDDRVKSWRVAPRILKAIVLNLGNKKHSFDIGKSHYDIGNEFYQNMLDKRLVYSCGYWEEAETLDNAQEAKLDLVCKKLNLKQGMKILDIGCGWGAFMKYASEKYGVKGVGITISKEQVKLGQELCRGLPVEIRLKDYRDLDGKFDCIVSIGMFEHVGYKNYRTYMEIVYRLLDDNGLFLLHTIGGNKSTITTDSWMNKYIFPGGMLPSIKQIGASIEGLFVMEDWHNFSADYDKTLIAWYKNFERNWDKIKSNYNKRFYRMWKYYLLCCAGTFRARKNQLWQIVFSKKGVLKGYESIR is encoded by the coding sequence ATGATACATGAAAGCATTGTTAAATCCTTATTGGAAGAAGCTGGTATTAAGATTAACGGAAACAACCCTTATGATGTTTATGTTAATAATGAAAGATTTTATAGGAGAGTTTTAAGTCAAGGTTCTTTAGGATTAGGAGAATCTTATATGGAAGGTTGGTGGAACTGCAAGAATCTTGATGAATTTTTTTACAAAATACTTCGTTCTCAGATTGACGATAGGGTTAAAAGCTGGAGAGTAGCTCCTCGTATCTTAAAAGCAATAGTTTTAAATTTGGGGAATAAAAAACACTCTTTTGATATTGGTAAAAGTCATTATGATATTGGCAATGAGTTTTATCAAAACATGCTTGATAAGCGATTGGTTTACAGCTGTGGATACTGGGAAGAAGCAGAAACACTAGATAATGCTCAAGAAGCAAAACTTGATTTAGTTTGTAAAAAATTAAACCTTAAACAAGGAATGAAAATACTTGATATTGGCTGCGGTTGGGGAGCGTTTATGAAATATGCTTCAGAGAAATATGGAGTTAAAGGAGTTGGCATTACGATTTCTAAGGAACAGGTAAAGCTTGGACAGGAATTATGCAGAGGGCTGCCTGTTGAAATTAGATTAAAGGATTACAGAGATCTTGACGGAAAATTTGATTGTATTGTTTCCATAGGAATGTTTGAACACGTTGGTTATAAGAATTACCGAACTTATATGGAAATTGTGTATCGTCTTTTAGATGATAATGGTCTATTTTTATTGCATACAATAGGTGGAAACAAATCTACAATAACTACAGACTCATGGATGAATAAATACATTTTCCCTGGTGGCATGCTCCCTTCTATTAAGCAGATAGGGGCATCAATTGAAGGCTTGTTTGTAATGGAGGATTGGCATAATTTTAGTGCTGATTACGATAAAACATTAATAGCATGGTATAAGAATTTTGAAAGGAATTGGGATAAAATAAAATCAAATTATAACAAAAGGTTTTACAGAATGTGGAAATATTATTTGCTCTGTTGCGCTGGAACATTTCGAGCGCGAAAAAATCAATTATGGCAAATTGTCTTTTCCAAGAAAGGTGTTTTAAAAGGATATGAGTCAATAAGATAA
- a CDS encoding thioredoxin family protein: MTHKIQFLTMVGCHNCAAAKKIFDEIIPDFPNVEVEEIDIASARGQEIVQKHGIMSSPGIIIDGELFSTGGLDKEKLIKKLKGE; the protein is encoded by the coding sequence ATGACACATAAAATTCAATTCTTAACAATGGTTGGTTGTCATAACTGTGCTGCAGCCAAAAAGATTTTTGACGAAATAATACCAGACTTTCCTAATGTTGAGGTGGAAGAAATCGATATAGCAAGCGCTAGGGGCCAAGAAATAGTTCAAAAGCATGGAATAATGTCATCTCCTGGTATTATTATTGATGGAGAACTATTTTCAACCGGTGGACTAGATAAAGAAAAGCTTATTAAAAAATTAAAAGGAGAATAA
- a CDS encoding HDIG domain-containing protein, with the protein MTRDQALSLLKENLKNNNLIKHCLAVEAVMRSLAQKFNEDAEEWGICGLVHDIDYEKTAGNEKIHSKQGADMLKELGFDKEIYNAVLTHNEFHGIKPESLMAKALFCVDPLTGLVVAATLVLPSKKINDLEAESILKRFKEKAFAKGANREIIKKCGEYLNLSLEEFVAITLSSMQKISDDLGL; encoded by the coding sequence ATGACAAGAGACCAGGCACTAAGTTTATTAAAAGAGAATTTAAAAAACAATAATCTAATCAAACATTGTTTAGCAGTAGAAGCTGTTATGAGAAGTTTAGCTCAAAAATTCAATGAAGATGCTGAAGAATGGGGGATTTGTGGATTGGTGCACGACATTGATTATGAGAAAACTGCTGGCAATGAAAAGATTCATTCAAAGCAAGGAGCTGACATGTTAAAAGAACTAGGCTTTGATAAAGAGATCTATAATGCTGTTTTAACCCATAATGAATTCCATGGCATTAAACCAGAAAGCTTAATGGCTAAAGCTTTATTCTGTGTTGATCCCTTGACGGGTTTAGTTGTTGCTGCCACTTTAGTTTTGCCTTCAAAAAAGATTAATGACTTGGAGGCAGAGAGTATTTTGAAGCGCTTTAAGGAAAAAGCTTTTGCTAAAGGAGCTAACAGAGAAATTATTAAAAAATGTGGAGAATATCTTAATTTAAGTTTAGAAGAGTTTGTAGCTATTACTTTAAGCTCAATGCAAAAAATATCAGACGATTTGGGTCTATAG
- a CDS encoding DUF1573 domain-containing protein — translation MNNQELTKKEQYLLKKEQKNKEKLGKVRAKKNKKMIETFIVLGLIIAGIGYGLSRSSGQSQNLPKIEISPLQYDAGIVSMADGLVKKTFEIKNNGIGDLEIGGITTSCMCTTAVLIVDGQSSPEFGMHNNQLFWSQKISPDQTGYLDVVFDPNFHGSQGTGNIMRAVYLSTNDPQNGKAEARLIANVIP, via the coding sequence ATGAATAATCAAGAGCTTACTAAAAAAGAGCAATATTTGCTGAAAAAAGAACAAAAGAATAAAGAAAAATTAGGAAAAGTGCGTGCTAAAAAAAACAAAAAAATGATAGAAACTTTTATTGTTTTAGGATTGATTATAGCAGGAATTGGTTATGGTTTAAGTCGTTCATCTGGACAAAGTCAAAATCTTCCAAAAATAGAAATAAGTCCTTTACAATATGATGCTGGAATTGTTTCTATGGCAGATGGCTTAGTGAAAAAAACTTTTGAAATAAAAAATAATGGCATTGGTGATTTGGAGATTGGAGGTATTACAACTTCCTGTATGTGCACAACAGCTGTTTTAATAGTAGACGGTCAGTCTAGCCCAGAATTTGGCATGCATAATAATCAATTGTTTTGGTCTCAAAAAATTTCTCCAGACCAGACAGGATATTTAGATGTTGTTTTTGATCCAAACTTTCATGGTTCTCAAGGGACGGGCAACATTATGAGGGCTGTATACCTTTCAACCAATGATCCTCAAAACGGAAAAGCTGAAGCAAGGCTAATAGCCAATGTAATTCCATAG
- a CDS encoding NAD(P)/FAD-dependent oxidoreductase produces MKYDAIIAGASFAGLAVAKELKGNILLIDRKAEIGGEQKSTCCTFYHILEKLDCKKAILQITDTVILHIGSKDITYCLKHPFATFDYKKLCQILYEKSNVQFLQAKVYGVEDGTIVMTEKGNFQSECIVDATGWQAVLANSIKKDFIPCERKSFGLETTPLYKNKAIEIWVNPKMMPKGVAWIFPCNEFSRFGVGSYIGETNIKEELDAFLKKFDLKITKDLHGGFFPNKFREPTIENIFIVGDAAGQCMALSGEGIRQSFYFGEKCGKIIQKIIDKEETLEEGLKEYREFVMRRRKYYTFLSGLQKMFVAAPNFWMACFTKFINPKPIFKYIEKKYVNLANL; encoded by the coding sequence ATGAAATACGATGCTATCATTGCTGGAGCTAGTTTTGCTGGTTTAGCTGTAGCTAAAGAATTAAAAGGCAATATCTTGCTTATTGATAGGAAAGCAGAAATTGGGGGTGAACAAAAGTCAACCTGCTGTACTTTTTATCATATTTTGGAGAAATTAGACTGCAAGAAAGCAATACTTCAGATTACTGATACAGTGATTTTACACATTGGTTCAAAAGATATTACTTATTGTTTAAAACATCCCTTTGCTACTTTTGATTATAAAAAACTCTGTCAGATCCTATATGAAAAAAGCAATGTCCAATTTCTTCAAGCTAAAGTTTATGGTGTAGAAGATGGTACTATTGTAATGACAGAAAAAGGTAATTTTCAATCAGAATGTATTGTTGATGCTACGGGTTGGCAGGCAGTTTTAGCAAATTCCATTAAAAAAGACTTTATTCCCTGCGAGAGGAAAAGCTTTGGTTTAGAGACCACGCCTCTTTATAAGAACAAAGCTATTGAAATCTGGGTTAATCCAAAAATGATGCCAAAAGGAGTTGCTTGGATTTTTCCTTGCAATGAATTTTCAAGGTTTGGTGTTGGAAGTTATATCGGCGAGACAAATATTAAGGAGGAATTAGATGCTTTTCTTAAAAAGTTTGATTTGAAAATAACCAAAGACTTACATGGTGGTTTTTTTCCAAACAAATTTCGAGAACCAACAATTGAAAATATATTCATAGTTGGGGATGCGGCTGGGCAGTGCATGGCTTTAAGCGGAGAAGGAATTAGGCAGTCATTTTATTTCGGTGAAAAGTGTGGAAAGATTATTCAAAAGATTATAGACAAAGAAGAGACTTTAGAGGAAGGCTTAAAAGAGTACAGAGAATTCGTGATGCGCCGCAGAAAATATTATACTTTTCTTTCAGGATTACAAAAAATGTTTGTTGCCGCTCCTAATTTTTGGATGGCTTGTTTTACTAAATTTATCAATCCAAAACCAATTTTTAAATATATAGAGAAAAAATATGTAAATTTAGCTAATTTATAA
- a CDS encoding DUF1573 domain-containing protein: MKLKIKPFLILITAILVLAIYGYFQSIPESEQGQDVPKIELTSNFFDFGEVEYGKVLEHSFQVKNIGKKVLEIQRIATSCACTSAVINKEQINPNEQAELTVEYDTGAMSGPHGQGKQERIIYIKTNDPLNPQIEITINAYVR, encoded by the coding sequence ATGAAGTTAAAAATTAAACCATTTTTGATTTTAATAACAGCTATTTTAGTTTTGGCAATTTATGGATACTTTCAATCCATTCCAGAGTCAGAGCAGGGTCAGGATGTGCCAAAAATAGAACTTACATCAAACTTTTTTGATTTTGGAGAAGTAGAATATGGAAAAGTTTTAGAGCATTCATTCCAAGTAAAGAATATTGGGAAAAAAGTATTAGAAATTCAAAGAATAGCTACTTCTTGTGCCTGTACTAGCGCTGTGATAAATAAAGAACAAATAAATCCAAATGAGCAGGCTGAATTAACAGTGGAATATGACACAGGAGCTATGAGCGGTCCTCATGGCCAGGGAAAACAGGAAAGAATTATATATATTAAAACTAATGACCCATTAAATCCCCAAATAGAAATAACAATCAATGCTTATGTTAGATAA